The following are from one region of the Dreissena polymorpha isolate Duluth1 chromosome 2, UMN_Dpol_1.0, whole genome shotgun sequence genome:
- the LOC127870427 gene encoding uncharacterized protein LOC127870427 isoform X1 codes for MLYAAVTSIVFVQIFRIAYGESSADPCLAGNHDNITSMGFRNVTNKDCSQNRVTDYRLVRAWYYAGPDPILTSPPDQLCRCGANFPIWMNGSLPHPQDGIVSRDTCLKYSTNCDTRFGIQVKNCGTFYVYKLPPTREDHTAYCFGSVPHAISTIAPDCGDPNDKLNLDSDVDLGKFRPIEYNSTGVDSHATVNCLKGYGVVDGTATYESFTLTCTSGLKWNSTRTCKSFQECGNPNDSKNLDASVMLGHFHNITFTTTSVDSNATVYCRKGNGVQDNGIKQNWFQLTCKDNKWHSTRTCGPQTAALIG; via the exons ATGCTCTATGCAGCCGTCACGTCAATTGTTTTCG TCCAGATATTTCGGATTGCGTATGGAGAAAGCTCTGCAGATCCGTGTCTAGCCGGAAACCACGATAACATTACTTCCATGGGTTTCCGGAACGTGACCAATAAGGACTGTTCCCAGAACAGGGTCACTGATTACCGGCTCGTCCGCGCCTGGTATTACGCGGGACCGGATCCCATTCTTACCTCACCACCTGATCAGCTGTGCAGATGTGGAGCCAACTTCCCTATATGGATGAATG GTTCTTTGCCTCACCCACAAGATGGAATCGTCTCACGTGACACGTGTCTCAAGTACTCGACTAATTGTGACACGCGCTTCGGTATCCAGGTGAAGAATTGCGGAACATTCTACGTGTACAAATTGCCCCCAACCCGCGAGGACCACACGGCCTATTGCTTTG GAAGCGTCCCACATGCGATTTCAACGATTGCACCTG ATTGCGGCGACCCAAACGACAAACTAAACCTAGATTCGGATGTTGACCTTGGCAAATTCAGACCAATAGAATACAACTCCACTGGTGTCGATTCCCACGCAACCGTGAATTGTCTCAAAGGTTATGGAGTTGTTGATGGTACTGCTACATACGAGTCTTTCACACTGACTTGTACATCCGGTCTCAAGTGGAATTCAACACGGACGTGCAAGAGTTTTCAAG AATGCGGGAACCCAAATGACTCCAAAAACCTCGATGCGAGCGTGATGCTTGGACATTTTCATAACATCACCTTCACAACTACTTCCGTAGATTCTAACGCTACCGTGTACTGCAGAAAAGGGAACGGTGTTCAAGACAACGGTATTAAACAGAATTGGTTCCAACTCACGTGCAAAGATAACAAATGGCATTCAACTCGCACCTGCGGCCCTCAAACAG CGGCTTTGATAGGATAA
- the LOC127870427 gene encoding uncharacterized protein LOC127870427 isoform X2, translating into MLYAAVTSIVFVQIFRIAYGESSADPCLAGNHDNITSMGFRNVTNKDCSQNRVTDYRLVRAWYYAGPDPILTSPPDQLCRCGANFPIWMNGSLPHPQDGIVSRDTCLKYSTNCDTRFGIQVKNCGTFYVYKLPPTREDHTAYCFDCGDPNDKLNLDSDVDLGKFRPIEYNSTGVDSHATVNCLKGYGVVDGTATYESFTLTCTSGLKWNSTRTCKSFQECGNPNDSKNLDASVMLGHFHNITFTTTSVDSNATVYCRKGNGVQDNGIKQNWFQLTCKDNKWHSTRTCGPQTAALIG; encoded by the exons ATGCTCTATGCAGCCGTCACGTCAATTGTTTTCG TCCAGATATTTCGGATTGCGTATGGAGAAAGCTCTGCAGATCCGTGTCTAGCCGGAAACCACGATAACATTACTTCCATGGGTTTCCGGAACGTGACCAATAAGGACTGTTCCCAGAACAGGGTCACTGATTACCGGCTCGTCCGCGCCTGGTATTACGCGGGACCGGATCCCATTCTTACCTCACCACCTGATCAGCTGTGCAGATGTGGAGCCAACTTCCCTATATGGATGAATG GTTCTTTGCCTCACCCACAAGATGGAATCGTCTCACGTGACACGTGTCTCAAGTACTCGACTAATTGTGACACGCGCTTCGGTATCCAGGTGAAGAATTGCGGAACATTCTACGTGTACAAATTGCCCCCAACCCGCGAGGACCACACGGCCTATTGCTTTG ATTGCGGCGACCCAAACGACAAACTAAACCTAGATTCGGATGTTGACCTTGGCAAATTCAGACCAATAGAATACAACTCCACTGGTGTCGATTCCCACGCAACCGTGAATTGTCTCAAAGGTTATGGAGTTGTTGATGGTACTGCTACATACGAGTCTTTCACACTGACTTGTACATCCGGTCTCAAGTGGAATTCAACACGGACGTGCAAGAGTTTTCAAG AATGCGGGAACCCAAATGACTCCAAAAACCTCGATGCGAGCGTGATGCTTGGACATTTTCATAACATCACCTTCACAACTACTTCCGTAGATTCTAACGCTACCGTGTACTGCAGAAAAGGGAACGGTGTTCAAGACAACGGTATTAAACAGAATTGGTTCCAACTCACGTGCAAAGATAACAAATGGCATTCAACTCGCACCTGCGGCCCTCAAACAG CGGCTTTGATAGGATAA